The Streptomyces camelliae genome window below encodes:
- a CDS encoding DUF899 domain-containing protein, with the protein MTSHKTGTREEWLAARLELLDAEKELTRRSDELARRRQELPWVRVDKDYRFETEEGTASLADLFQGRSQLLVYHFMFGPDYTAGCPSCSAIADGFNDTVTHLAHHDVMFWAVSRAPLAKLHAYRERMGWTFPWASSHGSDFNFDFGVAHTKEEWEAGVVAYNFGEQDLRPATPEEKTSHDTFSESMVGTDWETYRREGPGMSAFVLEDGTVYHTYSSYARGLDALWGMYQWLDRAPLGRNEKGVWWRRHDEYDEE; encoded by the coding sequence ATGACCAGTCACAAGACAGGAACACGCGAGGAGTGGCTCGCCGCGCGGCTGGAACTGCTCGACGCGGAGAAGGAGCTGACCCGGCGCAGCGACGAGCTGGCCCGGCGTCGGCAGGAACTGCCCTGGGTCCGGGTCGACAAGGACTACCGCTTCGAGACCGAGGAGGGTACGGCGTCGCTCGCCGACCTGTTCCAGGGCCGCTCTCAGCTCCTCGTCTACCACTTCATGTTCGGCCCCGACTACACCGCCGGATGCCCGTCCTGCTCGGCGATCGCCGACGGCTTCAACGACACCGTGACCCATCTCGCCCACCACGACGTCATGTTCTGGGCGGTGTCACGTGCCCCGCTCGCCAAGCTCCACGCGTACCGGGAGCGGATGGGCTGGACCTTCCCCTGGGCGTCGTCCCACGGCAGCGACTTCAACTTCGACTTCGGGGTGGCACACACCAAGGAGGAGTGGGAAGCGGGAGTCGTCGCGTACAACTTCGGCGAGCAGGACCTGCGTCCGGCAACGCCCGAGGAGAAGACCTCCCACGACACCTTCAGCGAGTCGATGGTCGGCACGGACTGGGAGACCTACCGCCGAGAGGGCCCCGGCATGAGCGCGTTCGTGCTGGAGGACGGCACGGTCTACCACACCTACTCGTCCTACGCCCGCGGACTGGACGCCCTCTGGGGCATGTACCAATGGCTCGACCGCGCTCCCCTTGGCCGCAACGAGAAGGGCGTGTGGTGGAGGCGGCACGATGAGTACGACGAGGAGTGA
- a CDS encoding response regulator → MIRTLVVDDDFRVSHIHCDYVSRVRGYEVVGEAASVADALQAVHDLRPDLLLLDIFLPDGSGLDVLRRLTGDAGGARPDAFVITADRDIASVRTAMKLGAVGYLVKPFGAADLAERLTAYRELQHRVDTLGETTETEQADVDALFSAVRPPAVPRVPAKGHSAPTLALVQQTLRTAHRDLSAAEAAELTGVSRATAQRYLSYLVKEGTVRLILRYGATGRPEHRYRIAS, encoded by the coding sequence ATGATCCGCACCCTGGTCGTGGACGACGACTTCCGGGTCAGCCACATCCACTGCGACTACGTGTCCCGGGTCCGGGGGTACGAGGTGGTGGGCGAGGCGGCGAGCGTGGCCGACGCTCTCCAGGCGGTGCACGACCTGCGCCCCGACCTGCTGCTGCTCGACATCTTCCTGCCCGACGGCAGCGGACTGGACGTGCTGCGCCGGCTCACCGGGGACGCGGGTGGCGCCCGCCCCGACGCCTTCGTGATCACGGCGGACCGGGACATCGCCTCGGTCCGCACCGCCATGAAGCTCGGCGCGGTCGGCTATCTGGTCAAGCCCTTCGGCGCCGCCGACCTGGCGGAACGGCTCACCGCGTACCGCGAGCTCCAGCACCGCGTCGACACCCTCGGGGAGACCACGGAGACCGAACAGGCCGATGTGGACGCCCTGTTCAGCGCGGTACGGCCGCCCGCCGTGCCCCGGGTCCCGGCCAAGGGGCACTCGGCGCCCACGCTCGCCCTGGTCCAGCAGACGCTGCGCACCGCCCACCGCGATCTGTCCGCCGCCGAGGCCGCCGAACTGACCGGGGTCTCCCGGGCCACGGCCCAGCGCTACCTCTCCTACCTCGTCAAGGAAGGAACGGTCCGCCTGATCCTGCGCTACGGGGCGACGGGCCGGCCGGAGCACCGGTACCGCATCGCGTCCTGA
- a CDS encoding uroporphyrinogen-III synthase, whose product MYDEEQHPEHGPLAGFTVGVTAARRAEELGALLQRRGAAVLHAPALRIVPLADDGELLASTKEIIDQVPDVVVATTAIGFRGWVEAAEGWGLGDPLLDRLREAELLARGPKVKGAIRAAGLTEEWSPSSESMAEVLDRLLEEGVEGRRIAVQLHGEPLPGFVESLRAGGAEVLPVPVYRWMPPEDTTPLDRLLDATVARSVDALTFTSAPAAASLLSRAEDRRLLPELLSALSHDVLPACVGPVTALPLQAHGLDTVQPERFRLGPLVQLLCQELPGRARALPIAGHRVEIRGHAVLVDGDLKPVPPAGMSLLRALARRPGWVVPRSDLLRALPGAGRDEHAVETAMARLRTALGAPKLIQTVVKRGYRLALDPAADAKYADA is encoded by the coding sequence ATGTACGACGAAGAGCAGCACCCGGAGCACGGTCCGCTCGCGGGCTTCACCGTGGGCGTCACCGCCGCGCGCCGGGCCGAGGAGCTGGGCGCCCTGCTCCAGCGGCGCGGGGCCGCCGTGCTGCACGCGCCCGCCCTGCGGATCGTGCCGCTCGCCGACGACGGGGAGCTCCTCGCCTCGACGAAGGAGATCATCGACCAGGTCCCGGACGTGGTCGTGGCCACGACGGCCATCGGCTTCAGGGGCTGGGTGGAGGCGGCGGAGGGCTGGGGCCTGGGCGACCCGCTGCTCGACCGGCTCCGCGAGGCGGAACTGCTGGCGCGGGGCCCGAAGGTCAAGGGCGCGATTCGCGCCGCGGGCCTGACGGAGGAGTGGTCCCCGTCCTCGGAGTCCATGGCGGAGGTCCTGGACCGCCTGCTGGAGGAGGGCGTGGAGGGCCGCCGTATCGCGGTGCAACTGCACGGCGAGCCCCTGCCGGGCTTCGTCGAGTCACTCCGGGCCGGTGGAGCGGAGGTCCTCCCGGTGCCGGTGTACCGCTGGATGCCACCGGAGGACACGACCCCGCTGGACCGCCTGCTGGACGCGACGGTGGCACGCTCGGTGGACGCCCTGACCTTCACGAGCGCCCCGGCGGCAGCGTCGCTTCTGTCGCGGGCGGAGGACAGGCGCCTGCTGCCGGAGCTGCTCTCGGCCCTCTCCCACGACGTCCTGCCGGCCTGCGTGGGCCCGGTGACGGCACTGCCCTTGCAGGCGCACGGCCTGGACACGGTCCAACCGGAACGCTTCCGCCTGGGCCCGCTGGTGCAACTGCTCTGCCAGGAACTCCCGGGCAGGGCGAGGGCACTGCCGATCGCCGGACACCGGGTGGAGATCCGGGGCCACGCCGTCCTGGTCGACGGCGACCTCAAGCCGGTCCCCCCGGCGGGGATGTCTCTGCTGCGCGCTCTGGCCCGCCGCCCGGGGTGGGTGGTGCCGAGGTCGGACCTGCTGCGGGCGCTGCCGGGCGCGGGGCGAGATGAGCATGCGGTGGAGACGGCGATGGCTCGTCTCCGTACGGCTCTGGGGGCGCCGAAGCTGATCCAGACGGTGGTGAAGCGGGGGTATCGGCTGGCGTTGGATCCGGCGGCGGATGCGAAGTACGCGGACGCCTGA
- a CDS encoding ABC transporter substrate-binding protein, protein MLKRALTASLVTVLSLGAATACSSSSGSSGSSGSGGTPTVKLMVGGIDKQIYLPFQLAQQLGFYKKYGVNVELSTEQNGGIGAEDAMISGQVDMAGAWYNHTIEFQTKGKAVDDVVQLSGAPGEREMCSSKSGVHSAADFKGKTLGVTDLGSGTDVLTQLMAAKKGVTVGQFHRIGVGAGSTALASLQNGKIDCVMTTQPTVAAIEKKGIGTSAIDLATTEGATAALGGAFPGASVLARSEWVNSHKDATQKVVDALVATMHWINTHTAADIADKLPQSFVQNQLVTKDDYIKALTQDKGQFLPDGIMPAGGPKTALAMEQLVGNVKGSVDLSKTFTNDFAIQANKLEGFKTTTTPAGANG, encoded by the coding sequence ATGCTGAAGAGAGCCCTCACCGCATCGCTCGTCACCGTCCTGTCCCTCGGCGCGGCCACCGCGTGTTCCAGCAGCTCCGGCAGCTCCGGTTCGAGCGGCTCCGGCGGCACCCCGACCGTCAAGCTGATGGTCGGCGGCATCGACAAGCAGATCTACCTGCCCTTCCAGCTCGCGCAGCAGCTCGGCTTCTACAAGAAGTACGGCGTCAACGTCGAGCTCAGCACCGAGCAGAACGGCGGTATCGGCGCCGAGGATGCCATGATCTCGGGGCAGGTCGACATGGCGGGCGCCTGGTACAACCACACGATCGAGTTCCAGACGAAGGGCAAGGCGGTCGACGACGTCGTCCAGCTCTCCGGCGCCCCGGGCGAGCGCGAGATGTGCAGCTCGAAATCGGGCGTCCACTCGGCCGCCGACTTCAAGGGCAAGACCCTCGGCGTGACCGACCTGGGCTCGGGCACCGACGTCCTCACCCAGCTCATGGCCGCCAAGAAGGGCGTCACGGTGGGCCAGTTCCACCGCATCGGGGTCGGCGCGGGTTCCACCGCCCTCGCCTCCCTGCAGAACGGCAAGATCGACTGCGTCATGACGACGCAGCCGACGGTCGCCGCGATCGAGAAGAAGGGCATCGGCACCTCCGCGATCGACCTGGCCACCACGGAGGGTGCCACGGCGGCGCTGGGCGGCGCCTTCCCGGGGGCCAGCGTGCTCGCCCGCAGCGAGTGGGTGAACTCGCACAAGGACGCGACGCAGAAGGTCGTCGACGCGCTCGTCGCCACCATGCACTGGATCAACACGCACACCGCGGCCGACATCGCCGACAAGCTGCCGCAGTCGTTCGTGCAGAACCAGCTGGTGACCAAGGACGACTACATCAAGGCCCTGACCCAGGACAAGGGTCAGTTCCTCCCGGACGGCATCATGCCGGCCGGCGGCCCGAAGACCGCGCTGGCGATGGAGCAGCTGGTCGGCAACGTGAAGGGTTCGGTGGACCTCAGCAAGACGTTCACCAACGACTTCGCGATCCAGGCCAACAAGCTGGAGGGCTTCAAGACCACCACGACCCCGGCCGGGGCCAACGGCTGA
- a CDS encoding DUF2182 domain-containing protein, translating to MNAELRRPAGPAIALGVTLGLAAACWAAAAGLMHGVDMGTATSPGPSRFFAATWTTMMAAMMLPGAAPAVARHVRATGGLRAALPFAGGYLAVWALAGVVAYALDRPHGSPVAGAVVIAAGVYELTPVKRYFRSRCREDTGSGIVFGLYCTGSTIGLMAMLLALGVMSLVWMSVVAVLVSAQKLLPARSVVDVPLALAIVGLGLVIVVEPSLVPGLMSPGM from the coding sequence GTGAACGCGGAACTCCGCCGGCCGGCCGGGCCGGCGATCGCGCTGGGGGTGACGCTCGGGCTCGCCGCGGCATGCTGGGCAGCCGCGGCCGGGCTGATGCACGGCGTGGACATGGGGACGGCGACCAGCCCCGGCCCATCGAGGTTCTTCGCCGCGACGTGGACGACGATGATGGCGGCGATGATGCTGCCGGGCGCGGCTCCGGCCGTCGCCCGGCACGTCCGCGCGACCGGCGGATTGCGCGCCGCGCTGCCCTTCGCCGGAGGCTACCTGGCCGTCTGGGCGCTGGCGGGTGTCGTGGCGTACGCGCTGGACCGGCCGCACGGATCGCCGGTCGCCGGCGCGGTGGTGATCGCTGCGGGCGTCTACGAACTCACGCCGGTCAAGCGGTACTTCCGCTCGCGCTGCCGCGAGGACACCGGTTCCGGGATCGTCTTCGGGCTGTACTGCACCGGCTCGACCATCGGACTGATGGCGATGCTGCTGGCGCTGGGCGTGATGAGCCTGGTGTGGATGTCGGTGGTCGCCGTCCTCGTCTCCGCCCAGAAGCTGCTGCCCGCGAGGAGCGTGGTCGACGTTCCGCTGGCACTGGCGATCGTCGGGCTCGGACTCGTGATCGTCGTCGAGCCCTCGCTGGTTCCGGGGCTCATGTCACCAGGGATGTAA
- a CDS encoding ATP-binding protein, which produces MTPIRIRIGRGGKGRLSARILVSQLAILALTGLIGFVLFAFAQRSALDRTYEERAVAIAKTTAADPQIRRAMQDDGGGAVVQAVAERIRQSSGASYVVVIDLNGIRHSHPIPRLIGSPVTEPVVARDGRPHVGTDQGATGRSANGRVPLYGPTGELVGEVSVGMPENDVLGELWRELPTFALYTAIATAIGSVAAFLLAGRLKRTTFGLELEEIAGLLQDREAMLHGIREGVIAFNPDGRISVVNDEARRLLGLGTALGSTLDQVLPDGRLRRALDGTLTGTDISVLTDEHCLVVNRMPVTLHGRELGAVVTVRDRTELVGLLRELDSVRGLTDALRAQQHEFTNRMHTLAGLLDIGAYDDAYEVAVESAGAGQALTESVRKRIGNPLMVGLVVAKTTVAAERGVWVELDTGSALGEDPPHLPRLLTIVGNLLDNAIDAAGDGPPPAGGRAVRLTLTEDEQATTVRVADTGPGVPPGARDSIFEDGWSTRPDRGTARRGLGLALVHRLVSRHGGTITVSEGPGAVFTVRLPLPDPVTTGGRKTLSVGGGDR; this is translated from the coding sequence GTGACTCCCATCCGCATACGGATCGGGCGCGGCGGAAAGGGGAGACTGTCCGCGCGGATCCTCGTCAGCCAGCTCGCCATCCTGGCGCTCACGGGCCTCATCGGCTTCGTCCTGTTCGCCTTCGCACAGCGCTCGGCGCTCGACCGCACCTACGAGGAGCGGGCCGTCGCCATCGCCAAGACGACGGCCGCCGACCCGCAGATCCGGCGGGCCATGCAGGACGACGGGGGAGGCGCCGTGGTGCAGGCCGTCGCCGAGCGCATCCGGCAGTCGTCGGGGGCGTCGTACGTCGTGGTCATCGACCTGAACGGAATCCGCCACTCGCACCCCATCCCGCGGCTGATCGGTTCGCCGGTGACCGAGCCGGTCGTGGCGCGGGACGGCCGGCCGCACGTCGGCACCGACCAGGGCGCCACCGGGCGGTCCGCCAACGGCAGGGTCCCGCTGTACGGGCCGACGGGCGAACTGGTCGGCGAGGTGTCGGTGGGCATGCCGGAGAACGACGTCCTCGGCGAGCTCTGGCGCGAGCTGCCCACCTTCGCCCTGTATACGGCGATCGCCACCGCAATCGGTTCGGTGGCCGCGTTCCTGCTGGCCGGGCGGCTGAAGCGGACCACGTTCGGGCTTGAGCTGGAGGAGATCGCCGGGCTGCTGCAGGACCGTGAGGCGATGCTGCACGGCATCCGCGAGGGCGTCATCGCCTTCAACCCGGACGGCAGGATCAGCGTGGTGAACGACGAGGCGCGCCGACTGCTCGGCCTCGGCACCGCGCTCGGCAGCACCCTCGACCAGGTCCTGCCCGACGGACGGCTGCGCCGGGCCCTGGACGGCACCCTGACCGGCACCGACATCAGCGTGCTGACCGACGAGCACTGCCTGGTCGTCAACCGGATGCCGGTGACCCTGCACGGGCGGGAGCTGGGCGCGGTGGTGACCGTCCGGGACCGCACCGAACTGGTCGGGCTCCTGCGGGAGCTGGACTCCGTACGCGGTCTGACGGACGCCCTTCGAGCACAGCAGCACGAGTTCACCAACCGGATGCACACGCTCGCCGGGCTGCTGGACATCGGGGCGTACGACGACGCGTACGAGGTGGCCGTGGAGTCAGCTGGCGCCGGGCAGGCGCTCACCGAGTCCGTGCGCAAGCGGATCGGCAACCCGCTGATGGTCGGTCTGGTCGTGGCCAAGACGACGGTGGCCGCCGAGCGCGGGGTGTGGGTCGAGCTGGACACCGGCTCGGCGCTGGGCGAGGACCCGCCGCATCTGCCCCGGCTGCTGACGATCGTCGGCAATCTGCTGGACAACGCGATCGACGCGGCGGGCGACGGACCGCCCCCGGCGGGCGGACGCGCGGTACGGCTCACGCTCACCGAGGACGAGCAGGCGACGACCGTACGGGTGGCCGACACCGGCCCCGGTGTCCCGCCCGGCGCCCGGGACTCGATCTTCGAGGACGGCTGGTCGACCCGCCCCGACCGGGGCACCGCCCGGCGCGGCCTGGGCCTGGCCCTGGTCCACCGCCTGGTGTCGCGGCACGGCGGCACGATCACCGTCAGCGAGGGGCCGGGCGCGGTCTTCACCGTACGACTGCCCCTGCCGGATCCTGTGACGACCGGGGGAAGGAAGACGCTGTCTGTGGGAGGAGGTGACCGCTGA
- a CDS encoding ATP-binding protein, whose protein sequence is MGTVSLPDTWVYALRLPHDPRAARVARMTVRAVLSGHGRPKVVDAVELLASELVTNAYRHTSGPASLRLTALACGRIRVGVWDSHPRIPAPFGEPPSDFVSPVPAEAEQGRGLGLVQEYADCWGGLRIGDSRLDRGAGKLLWFEVGARRAEGARQAFA, encoded by the coding sequence ATGGGCACCGTATCCCTGCCCGACACCTGGGTGTACGCCCTTCGCCTGCCCCATGATCCCCGCGCGGCACGTGTCGCACGTATGACCGTACGGGCAGTACTCAGCGGACACGGCAGACCCAAAGTCGTCGACGCCGTCGAGCTGTTGGCATCGGAGCTGGTCACGAACGCCTACCGGCACACCAGCGGCCCCGCCTCGCTACGGCTCACCGCTCTCGCCTGCGGGCGGATTCGGGTCGGGGTGTGGGACAGTCACCCGCGCATCCCCGCCCCTTTCGGTGAGCCGCCGTCGGACTTTGTCTCACCCGTCCCGGCGGAAGCCGAACAAGGACGTGGGCTGGGGCTCGTACAGGAATACGCGGACTGCTGGGGTGGCCTCCGCATCGGCGACAGTCGGCTGGACCGGGGCGCGGGGAAGTTGCTGTGGTTCGAGGTGGGCGCGCGGCGGGCCGAAGGGGCACGGCAGGCCTTTGCATGA
- a CDS encoding nitrate/nitrite transporter, producing the protein MTAPAVPRRSGRWIEQWDPEDEGFWKATGEKIARRNLWFSVLSEHIGFSVWTLWSVLVLFMGPKYGLTPADKFLLTSMVTLVGAVVRVPYTFAVAVFGGRNWTIISASLLLVPTVAAYAVMKPGTSFNTFLLIGLLAGIGGGNFASSMTNINAFFPLKKKGWALGLNAGGGNIGVPVIQLVALAIIGANGGPRLLLGIYIPLIVVAAVLASVFMDNLSSVKNDTGAAKDAAKDAHTWIMSFLYIGTFGSFIGYSFAFGQVLTNQFGRTPLQAAYLTFIGPLLGSLIRPVGGWLADRYGGARITLWNYVGMAAATAILVVASMQKSLPLFVSVFVVLFVLSGLGNGSTYKMIPGIFQTKALAKGLEGEEAVSYGRRLSGASMGLIGAVGALGGVGINMAFRQSFLSYGSGTGAFVAFLAFYGVCFALTWAVYLRRPAGQAVTEATAETKPQLSYAEV; encoded by the coding sequence ATGACAGCCCCAGCCGTACCCCGTCGCAGTGGCCGCTGGATCGAGCAGTGGGATCCGGAGGACGAGGGATTCTGGAAGGCGACCGGTGAGAAGATCGCCCGCCGCAACCTGTGGTTCTCGGTGCTGTCGGAGCACATCGGCTTCTCGGTCTGGACCCTGTGGTCCGTCCTGGTCCTCTTCATGGGCCCGAAGTACGGCCTGACCCCCGCCGACAAGTTCCTGCTGACCTCGATGGTCACGCTGGTCGGCGCCGTGGTCCGGGTCCCGTACACCTTCGCGGTGGCGGTGTTCGGCGGCCGTAACTGGACGATCATCTCGGCGAGCCTGCTGCTGGTGCCGACGGTGGCCGCGTACGCGGTGATGAAGCCGGGCACGTCCTTCAACACGTTCCTGCTGATCGGTCTCCTCGCGGGCATCGGCGGCGGCAACTTCGCCTCCTCCATGACCAACATCAACGCCTTCTTCCCGCTGAAGAAGAAGGGCTGGGCGCTGGGCCTGAACGCGGGCGGCGGCAACATCGGCGTGCCGGTCATCCAGCTGGTGGCGCTGGCGATCATCGGCGCGAACGGCGGCCCGAGGCTGCTGCTGGGGATCTACATCCCGCTGATCGTGGTGGCCGCCGTACTGGCCTCGGTGTTCATGGACAACCTGTCGTCGGTGAAGAACGACACCGGCGCGGCGAAGGACGCGGCGAAGGACGCCCACACCTGGATCATGTCCTTCCTCTACATCGGCACGTTCGGCTCGTTCATCGGCTACAGCTTCGCCTTCGGCCAGGTGCTGACGAACCAGTTCGGCCGCACCCCGCTCCAGGCGGCGTACCTCACCTTCATCGGCCCGCTGCTCGGTTCGCTCATCCGCCCGGTCGGCGGCTGGCTGGCCGACCGCTACGGCGGTGCCCGCATCACGCTGTGGAACTACGTGGGCATGGCGGCGGCGACGGCGATCCTGGTCGTCGCGAGCATGCAGAAGTCCCTGCCGCTGTTCGTGAGCGTCTTCGTGGTGCTGTTCGTCCTGAGCGGTCTGGGCAACGGCTCGACGTACAAGATGATCCCCGGCATCTTCCAGACGAAGGCGCTGGCCAAGGGGCTGGAAGGGGAGGAGGCGGTGTCCTACGGCCGCCGCCTGTCCGGTGCCTCGATGGGCCTGATCGGCGCGGTGGGCGCGCTGGGCGGCGTCGGCATCAACATGGCCTTCCGCCAGTCCTTCCTCTCCTACGGCTCGGGGACGGGCGCGTTCGTCGCCTTCCTCGCCTTCTACGGCGTCTGCTTCGCGCTGACGTGGGCCGTATACCTTCGCCGTCCGGCGGGGCAGGCTGTAACGGAGGCGACTGCGGAGACAAAGCCGCAGCTCAGCTACGCGGAAGTGTGA
- a CDS encoding DUF397 domain-containing protein, with protein sequence MPELHWKKSSCSPDASNCVEVAPTATTIHIRDSKTPTTPHLTVTPSTWADFLRYAETHFREEG encoded by the coding sequence GTGCCCGAACTCCACTGGAAAAAGTCCAGCTGCAGCCCCGACGCCTCCAACTGCGTGGAAGTGGCCCCCACCGCCACCACCATCCACATCCGCGACTCCAAAACCCCCACCACCCCCCACCTCACCGTCACCCCCTCCACCTGGGCGGACTTCCTCCGGTACGCGGAAACCCACTTCAGGGAAGAGGGGTGA
- a CDS encoding ABC transporter ATP-binding protein, with translation MTPAGEVFTALQDVSFTVEPGQFCAVVGPTGCGKSTTLSMVSGLDRPSEGSVKVGGREVDGITDGVSFMFQADALLPWKTVLGNVLMGPIFRGVPKQQAQASARDWLRRVGLSGFEDRYPHQLSGGMRKRVAMAAALINEPKILIMDEPFGALDVQTKAIMSTELLGLWEQIRPSVIFITHDLDEAVALADRVVVMTSSPGSVKAVFDIDLPRPRGSVQEIRFQPRFIELQHQIWDTLREEVERAYARTAGEKA, from the coding sequence ATGACCCCTGCCGGTGAGGTGTTCACGGCGCTGCAAGACGTGTCGTTCACTGTGGAGCCCGGCCAGTTCTGCGCGGTGGTCGGACCCACCGGCTGCGGCAAGTCGACCACCCTGAGCATGGTCTCCGGGCTCGACCGGCCCAGCGAGGGCTCGGTGAAGGTCGGCGGCCGCGAGGTGGACGGCATCACCGACGGCGTCAGCTTCATGTTCCAGGCCGACGCGCTGCTGCCCTGGAAGACCGTCCTCGGCAATGTGCTGATGGGCCCGATCTTCCGTGGCGTGCCCAAGCAGCAGGCGCAGGCCTCGGCCCGGGACTGGCTGCGCCGGGTCGGCCTCTCCGGGTTCGAGGACCGCTATCCGCACCAGCTCTCCGGCGGTATGCGCAAGCGCGTGGCGATGGCCGCGGCGCTGATCAACGAACCCAAGATCCTGATCATGGACGAGCCGTTCGGCGCCCTGGACGTGCAGACCAAGGCGATCATGTCGACCGAGCTGCTGGGCCTGTGGGAGCAGATCCGGCCGTCCGTCATCTTCATCACCCACGACCTCGACGAGGCCGTGGCGCTCGCCGACCGGGTCGTCGTGATGACCTCCAGCCCCGGTTCGGTCAAGGCGGTCTTCGACATCGACCTGCCCCGCCCCCGCGGCTCCGTGCAGGAGATCCGCTTCCAGCCCCGCTTCATCGAACTCCAGCACCAGATCTGGGACACGCTGCGCGAAGAGGTCGAGCGCGCGTACGCACGCACGGCAGGAGAGAAGGCATGA
- a CDS encoding ABC transporter permease: protein MSTTTASAAQVKDGGQSSAAAAAKRAVRRRVASVWAGRVGLAVIIIGGWQAFTTWGIVDKFFFGQPSGIWKRLIELFQNGTETGSFYSNIWTTIQEALVGFAIGTVAGVVLGVALGQSRFLSDVLGPYIKIVNAIPRIVLGSIFIVAFGIGLTPKILLAAVLVFFIVFFNAFQGVREVDRNVLANAKVLGASRLQITQHVIVPSALTWIIASLHSAFGFAIVGALVGEVLGAQKGLGLVIKTAQDQFDPNGVFATMLVIAVIVLGAEWLISKLEHRLLSWRPPTPSEANSL, encoded by the coding sequence ATGAGCACGACCACCGCTTCCGCCGCGCAGGTCAAAGACGGCGGGCAGAGCTCGGCGGCCGCCGCCGCCAAGCGGGCCGTCCGGCGACGCGTCGCCTCGGTGTGGGCGGGCCGCGTGGGCCTCGCGGTCATCATCATCGGCGGCTGGCAGGCCTTCACCACGTGGGGCATCGTCGACAAGTTCTTCTTCGGACAGCCGTCGGGCATCTGGAAGCGGCTGATCGAGCTCTTCCAGAACGGCACCGAGACCGGCTCCTTCTACTCGAACATCTGGACCACCATCCAGGAGGCGCTCGTCGGCTTCGCCATCGGCACCGTCGCAGGCGTCGTTCTCGGCGTCGCCCTCGGACAGAGCCGCTTCCTCTCCGATGTGCTCGGCCCCTACATCAAGATCGTCAACGCGATCCCGCGCATCGTCCTCGGCTCGATCTTCATCGTCGCCTTCGGTATCGGTCTGACGCCGAAGATCCTGCTCGCCGCCGTGCTGGTGTTCTTCATCGTCTTCTTCAACGCCTTCCAGGGCGTCCGCGAGGTCGACCGGAACGTCCTCGCCAACGCCAAGGTGCTCGGCGCCTCCAGGCTGCAGATCACCCAGCACGTCATCGTGCCCTCCGCGCTGACCTGGATCATCGCCAGCCTGCACAGCGCGTTCGGCTTCGCCATCGTCGGCGCGCTCGTCGGCGAGGTGCTCGGCGCGCAGAAGGGCCTCGGTCTGGTCATCAAGACCGCGCAGGACCAGTTCGACCCCAACGGCGTGTTCGCCACGATGCTCGTCATCGCGGTCATCGTGCTCGGCGCGGAGTGGCTGATCAGCAAGCTCGAACACCGGCTGCTGTCCTGGCGCCCGCCGACCCCGTCCGAGGCCAACAGCCTCTGA
- a CDS encoding helix-turn-helix domain-containing protein yields MPPSGNPTLRSRRLGAELRKLRERAGLTATGAAARLGVNQGRVSMIETGRSPLSADRVRSLARAYDCSDVGLVDALAAMTQRPAHGWWDSYRDYLPVGLIDLAELEYHATALRVALVIHIPALLQTTDHARALFKEAVPALRQYEIEHRVSHRIKRQEILHRDNPPPYTAVIHECALHMGYGGPEIVRAQLHHLVEMSELDHVTVRVIPFGKGSFPGTGQSIDYLAGSVPQLDTVQLDAHHGCEFLDAEAQLEKYRLVLDRMEDNALKPAESRDLIRRIAQSI; encoded by the coding sequence GTGCCACCCAGCGGCAATCCCACCCTGCGTTCCCGGCGGTTGGGCGCTGAGCTGCGAAAGCTTCGTGAGCGAGCAGGCCTCACAGCCACTGGCGCCGCCGCCCGGCTCGGCGTCAACCAGGGACGCGTCAGCATGATCGAGACCGGGCGCAGTCCCCTGAGCGCCGACCGTGTCCGCTCACTTGCACGCGCCTACGATTGCAGCGATGTCGGCCTGGTCGATGCCCTTGCCGCGATGACCCAGCGCCCAGCGCATGGCTGGTGGGACAGTTACCGCGACTATCTGCCCGTCGGCCTGATTGACTTGGCCGAGCTGGAGTACCACGCGACAGCGCTGCGTGTTGCCCTGGTCATCCACATCCCGGCCCTGCTTCAGACAACCGATCACGCGCGTGCCCTCTTCAAGGAGGCGGTACCCGCGCTACGGCAGTACGAGATCGAGCACCGGGTGAGTCACCGGATCAAGCGGCAAGAAATCCTCCACCGCGATAACCCACCTCCGTACACGGCGGTGATCCACGAGTGCGCGCTGCACATGGGTTACGGCGGCCCCGAAATTGTGCGTGCCCAACTTCACCACCTCGTGGAGATGAGCGAGTTGGACCACGTGACCGTGCGGGTCATCCCGTTCGGCAAGGGCTCCTTTCCCGGCACGGGACAGTCCATCGACTATCTGGCCGGGTCGGTGCCGCAGCTCGACACCGTCCAGTTGGATGCCCACCATGGCTGCGAGTTCCTCGATGCCGAAGCCCAGTTGGAAAAGTACCGGCTCGTTCTCGACCGCATGGAGGACAACGCCCTGAAGCCCGCAGAGTCCCGTGACCTGATCCGCCGCATCGCGCAAAGCATCTGA